The DNA segment TTGTTTTCAGCACTTACCCTGTTGAAACTCAAAAGGTCTGGAAAAGTAATAAAGACAGGTTCACCAATCCTGTAGGTGCTGCGATTAGAAAAGTAACGGCTCAACTTCTTGATCTGGTTATTGACTGGGATAACGGCGATGCTATTGCCGAATGCCTTGACGAACTTGTCAAAATCAGGACAGTTCAAGATTTTGCGCCATCTAAATCTTTAAGCTTTGCTTTGGAGCTTAAAAAACTCATCAGAGAACAATTTTTTGAAAAACTCAAAAAAGAAAACTCTCTTGATGAACTTCTGGCATTCGAGACCAGGATTGACAATCTAGGACTCATTGCATTTGACGTTTACACCAAAAATAGAGATTTGATCTCGCAAATGAGGATTGATGAGGTAAAACGGGCTTATCACATGATTCTCAGGCGAGCGAATAAGATCGAGGACGCTTCGGCCAAGGGGGCCGGGCAGGTGTAGTGGCCGGCTTCCTAGGAAGCCAAACGTATAAGCGAGGTGAAGGTAAATGAACGCTTTGTACTCACTCGTTTTAGTTTTTGCTCTGGTGCTTATCGCGCTTTTCGGCGTTGGTACAGCACACATGGCGGGACTATTCGGCATCGCGTTACCGTTGGTGGCAGTTGCCGTGTTTCTGGTAGGTTTTGCCTACCGGATAATCAAATGGGCAAAAAGCCCAGTTCCTTTTAATATTACGACCACGGGCGGACAGCAGAAGTCTCTCGACTTCATTAAGCACAGCAAGTTTGACAACCCTGTGACCCCTGGTCAAACCTTTATCCGTATGCTGCTTGAAGTTCTTTGTTTCCGGTCTCTTTTCCGGAATGCAAAGACAGGCATTCAGGAAGGGCAGGTAACTTATGCCTCAGCCAAATGGCTCTGGCTCTTCTCTCTGCTTTTCCATTACTCATTTCTGTTGATCATTATCAGGCACATGAGACTCTTTTTCGAGCCAGTTCCTGCATGTATCAACTTTGTGGCTATGCTTGACGGAATTTTTCAGATCGGTGCGCCAAGACTTTACATGTCCGACATACTCATTCTTGTCGGACTGGGCTTCCTGCTGGCGCGCAGGCTTTGGGATGCAAAAGTCCGTTACATATCACTCGTAACCGACTATTTCCCGCTGCTGCTCATCATCAGCGTTGCGCTTTCCGGAATCTACATGCGCTTTTTCGCCCATGTCGACATTCCGGCTGTTAAGCAGCTCACAATGGGATTGGTCACTTTCCACCCCGTGATTCCTGCTGGCGTGTCAGTACCCTTCTATGTACACCTTTTCCTTGTCTGTACATTGTTGATCTACTTTCCGTTCAGCAAACTCATGCATGCGGGCGGTGTTTTCCTTTCTCCAACAAGGAATATGCCCAACAACCCGCGCCGCGTACATCATGAAAATCCCTGGAACGATCCCAGCATCAAGCCTCACAGCTATGAAGATTATGAGAACGATTTCAGAGAACCCATGATTGAAGCGGGTCTCCCGGTGGAAAAAAAGTCTTAAGAGTACAAAATACTTTTAAGTAGTTTGGACCTTAACAATACCTTTTTGAGGAGTTGACATGGCTGACCTCCCAAAAGCCGAAGAGCTATTAAAAAGCATAAACTATACTCCGCCGTCCACACCGTGGATGGATATTAAAGCGGATACTTCACCGGGCAACTGGTGTTATCCTGCTAAAGCGGAGAAACTTGAATACCTGGGATTTCCGAACCCCCGAGAGTGGAACCCGGCTGACCAGGATTGGAAACTGCCTGAAAACTGGCAGGATATCGTACATCAGGGCTTCAAAGAAAGGCTCGACAAATACCGCTCCCTGAAAATCTTCATGGATGTCTGTGTTCGTTGCGGTGCATGCGCCGACAAATGCCATTTCTTCATCGGTTCCGGTGATCCCAAGAACATGCCTGTCCTGCGTGCCGAGCTTATGCGCTCCATTTATCGCAAAGACTTCACTATGGCAGGTAAAATTCTCAGTACACTCACCGGTTCCCGTGTAATGACCGAAGATGTACTCAAAGAATGGTTCATTTACTTCTATCAGTGTACTGAATGCCGCCGCTGCTCACTGTTCTGCCCATACGGCATTGACACAGCCGAAGTAACAATGATGGCACGCGAGCTGCTGCACCTCTGCGGTGTAAACATCAACTGGATTCTCGAACCGGTTTCCAACTGTAACCGCACTGGTAACCACCTCGGTATTCAGCCTCATGCATTCAAAGATATCGTTGAATTCATGGTTGACGATATCGAAGAAATAACCGGAAAAAGAATTAATGTACCCTTGAACGAAAAAGGACATGAAATTCTTTTCATTACTCCTTCCGGAGACGTCTTTGCTGATCCCGGTATCTATACCTTCATGGGTTATCTGATGCTGTTTGATCACATCGGCCTCGACTACACCCTGTCCACTTACGCATCTGAAGGCGGTAACTTCGGTCTCTTCACTTCTTCGGAAATGATGAAGAAACTTAACGCCAAGATGTATGCCGAAGCAAAACGCCTCGGAGTAAAATGGATTCTCGGCGGCGAATGCGGACACATGTGGCGTGTTATCAACCAGTACATGGATACTATGAACGGTCCGGCCGACTTCCTGCAGGTTCCCAAGAGCCCGATCACAGGAACAGTCTTCCCCGCTGCCGCTCAGACAAAAATGCTGCATATCACCGAGTTCACAGCCGACCTTATGAAACATAACAAGCTGAAACTCGATCCCAGCCGTAACGACCACCTGCGGGTAACCTTCCATGACTCATGCAACCCTGCCCGTGCCATGGGACTCATGGATGAACCTCGTTACGTAATTAAGAATGTTGTTAAAAACTTCTTTGAAATGCCTGAACAGACTATCCGCGAGCAGACTTTCTGCTGCGCCGGCGGTTCAGGACTGAATACTGACGAGATCATGGAAATCCGCATGCGCGGCGGACTGCCGAGAGGTAATGCTCTCAAATCCGTTCGCGACGAGCACGATGTCAACATGCTCTCATGTATCTGCGCGATCGACCGTGCAACCCTTCCTCCTCTGGCCAACTACTGGGCACCGGGCGTAGACGTCTGCGGTGTGCATGAGCTGGTAGGAAACGCCCTCATTCTTGATGGCGAAAAGGAAAGGGAAGTCGACCTTCGCCAGGAACCTCTGCCCGGTAAGGAGGGGTAACACATGCATTACGGTGGAAAAATTATAGCAGGCCTGGTTATCTTCCTGGCTCTTGTTTCGCTTCCCTTCTGGTTTAATCTCGGAAGTGCGGCTTACAAACAGCCTCAAGTTGAGCTGCCTAAAAATGAAAAGAACTGCATAGAGTCCAAAGAATACATGAGGGCTCATCACATGCAGCTGCTTAACGAATGGAGAGACTGGGCCCTTCGTGACGGTGAAAGGACTTATATCAACAGTAAAGGTAAAGAGTTCACCATCAGCCTGCAGAAGACCTGCCTGCGCTGCCATACCAGCAAGGAAAAATTCTGCGACAAGTGTCATCAGGACGCCGGTGTAACTCCCTACTGCTGGGATTGCCACGTTCCTCCCAAGGAGGCCAAATAATGAAACAGAGCAGAAGAAACTTCCTGAAATTTGCTGGAATATCAGCAGCAGGACTATGTCTTACTCCTGCTGCCGGCGCTTTGGCTTCCGGGAAAGCACATCCTATTGTCAATAAAGCCCATCTCAAGGCCAAACGCTGGGCAATGGTTATTGATACCCGCAAGCTTAACACCAAGGAACAGATTGAAAAGCTGGCTGATGCCTGTCATCACTGGCACAACGTTCCCAAGATCCCTACCAATCAGGACATAAAATGGTTGTGGGATGCTTCATACAGTGAAAGTTTTCCCGAACAGGAAAACAACCACATGGCTGAAGAGCTTGAAGAACGCCGCTTTCCGCTCCTCTGCAACCACTGCGAGCACCCGCCGTGCGTAAGAGTATGCCCCACAAAAGCTACTTTCCAGCGCGCGGACCACATTGTAGCAATGGACTACCATCGCTGCATCGGTTGCCGTTACTGCATGGCAGCCTGCCCCTTCGGAGCCAGAAGCTTCAACTTCATGGACCCCAGACTCCATCTTGATATGGACAATCTGAACATGAAGTTCCCGACCCGTATGCGCGGTGTTGTTGAGAAATGTAACTTCTGTGTTGAGAAGCTTGCGGAAGGCGAACTTCCAGTTTGTGTAACGAAGTCTGAAGGCGCTATTGTCTTCGGAGATCTTACAGACCCCAACTCTCCAGTGAGAGAGGTCTTGAGAAAAGACTTCACCATCCGCAGGAAGCCGGAACTCGGAACCGAGCCCGGTGTTTACTACATCATCTAGGGGGAGGCTAAAATGCTCGAAAAAGCACTAAAAGGAAGCCCTAGATACTGGGGCTGGATTCTTTTTCTCATAATTGTCATCGGTCTTTGTTCACTGGTTTACATTAACCAGCTGATACACGGTCTGACTGTTACCGGTATGAGCCGTGACATTTCATGGGGATTTTATATCGCACAGTTCACCTATCTGGTCGGTGTTGCCGCATCAGGTGTTATGATTGCTTTGCCGTTTTATCTTCATAATTATGAAAAATATCGCGGTCTGGTTATCATGGGTGAATTTCTGGCTATTTCAGCCGTTGTTATGAGCCTGTGTTTCGTTCTTGTTGATATAGGACAACCACAGCGCGCAATGAACATGATTCTGCACCCCACACCGAACTCCATGCTCTTCTGGGATATGGTTGTTCTGTGCGGCTATCTGGCATTAAACGTACTTATCGGCTGGACCTGCCTCGAATCAGAGCGTCAGCGTGTTCATCCACCCAAGTGGATCAAACCGATTATTTACCTCTCAGTTGTCTGGGGTTTTGCAATCCACACTGTTACCGCTTTCCTGTACGCAGGTCTGCCCAGCCGCCACTACTGGCTCTCAGCAATTGTTGCTGCAAGATTCCTTGCCGCTGCATTCTGCGCCGGTCCGGCTCTGCTCCTGCTCATTCTTTACGTTGTAAGGAAACTGACAGGTTACTATCAGGGTGATGCAGCAACCAAAACACTGACCAAGACAATCACCTACGCTATGTGCGTGAACGTCTTCTTCTTTATGCTGGAACTGTTCACTGCTTTCTACTCCAATATTCCCGGACACATGGAGCCTATGGTCTTCCTGTTCTCCGGTCTTGAAGGTAATACTTCACTTGTTGGCTGGATGTGGGCCGCAGCTGCATGCTGCATCCTGAGTATTATTCTGCTTGTCCCGCCCAAACTGCGTGACAACAAATCACTGCTGCCTTTCACCCTTGTAATTCTGGTCTTCGGAACATGGGTTGATAAAGGTATGTCTTTTGTTACCGCAGGTTTTACTCCCAACGCATTCAACACCGTCACGCCTTATTGGCCGACTTCAAGTGAAATAGCTGTCTCAGTAATGATCTGGTCAATTGGAGCACTGGTTCTTACCATTCTCTACAAAATTGCTACAGACATTAAACGAGACCTATCTGAACTCACTCCAGAAGATGAATAATCATTATTGATGAGTAATCATTATTACGGTAGCTGAAATCACAATTAAAAAGACCCGCTTCATCCGAAGCGGGTCTTTTTAATTTCCCGTCATAGAAAATACAATTTAATATCATATCTTTCAGCAGACTTATAAAAATTATGGAGCGGACAAGGCCAAAAACATGCTCCAACAGCAAACTTCATCAATCGGCTTTAACTTGGTTAAACAGATTCTCAACTCTATGACCTTGCGCAGACAACCACATGCCCAAGGCCCTCATTCACAACCGAAGTTATGGCTAGCCACAGTTAAAAAATATTCAGCAATTACTTCCACAATTCGTATTCCGCACTTCACTTTCAATCACGGGAAAGCTATAAAATTCCATGCCCCATCAATTTTCAACACAGCCGACAATAAGCGGAATTGTTTCCAGATACAGCGAGGACATAAGCTGGATTGAGGAAATGGATTTTCCAATCACAATATATAATAAAAATGTAATCCCGCTACATAATTCAATACCGTTAAAAAATATCGGGCGTGAGTCACATACTTACCTATCCCATATAGTAAACAGCTATCCTGATTTTTCTGATTTCACGGTCTTCATGCAGGGGTCACCTTTTTTCCATCTGGAAGAAGGATGCGGACCTAAAGAGCTTAGGGATTTAATCCATCAGAATGTTACTAAAAATATTCCTTTCAAAGGGCTGGCATGGTTCAGAACAAAATGTGACCGCTTAGGCCGTCCACACCAGATGAATGATCCCCAATCAAAGGATAAATGGCTGGGCTGGGGAAAAGATATTCCTGTCGGCGAAACTTTTAAAAAACTATTCCAGCAGGAGCCGCCGCAGCAATTTATCGCAAGCGCAATGACCGGTAATTTCATAGTACGAAAAGACCGCATATTATGCCGTCCACTCAGCTTTTACCTCAATGCTCTTGAAATAATCTCCAACGATCCACAAGACGAATTCAATACCGGACACGCTTTTGAAAGGCTCTGGCAGCTTATTTTCAACGGTAACGAAAGATTGAACCCTACTCCATAGAAACCACCCAGCTCATTCTCTATACTGCTGTTCTTAAAAAATGTTCTTAATATCTTTAACTAACTAATTTTTATTGTTATTTATTGTTAATAAGCTTCTAATTCTGGCCAGTTATCCACATAAGAACATATTTTTGCAAGACAGCTTTTATGTTCGACAAAATCAGACTTCTAATTTTGAATGTTCAAAACTGCATTATCCAGCTGAATTTTAGCTGCAATTTTTAAATTTAAACTTAAAAATTAATGGCTGCACCTGATTCCATCCTTAGACTCTTTTTCCCTATTTCCTACTAAAACATTATGATTATTAATTCTAAATTAATAGCATATATTGACACGTTTTTTTTAAAAATATACCAATTAAGCGTTTATTATTAAAAAATAACAACATCCAAAGCGTGGTAAAAAATGAATTATGCAAAGTTAATTTTTAGCAATACTCTAATAATTTTAATCTTTTTAACCTTGCTATGTTCATCGGCCATAGCCGGAAAAACCAGAATAATAACTGACGCCGCAGGCAGACAGGTTGAAATTCCTTCGAAAGTTGAAAGAGTTATCTGCTCGGGACCGGGATGCCTGCGCTACCTCACCTATCTGCAATCGCAAGATATGGCTGTTGCGGTAGACGATATTGAAATACGCCGTAATGAATTTGATGCCCGCCCGTATGCTCTTGCAAATCCGCAATTCAAAAAGCTGCCGTTATTTGGTGAATTCAGGGGCCATGATAACCCGGAATTAATTTTAAGCCTCGAACCACAACCTCAGCTAATCTTTAAAACATATGCAAATATGGGCTACAACCCGGATGAGTTGCAGGCTAAAACAGGTATTCCAGTTGTTGTTTTAAAATATGCTTCACTGGATAGTGGAAAAAAGAAAGTTTTTGATTCTCTGAAATTAATGGGCAGTATTATTGGCAAAGACAAAAGAGCCGCAGAAGTCTGCGACTTCATGGACCGCTGTATTTCGGAACTTGATAACCTGACTTCAAATATACCAAACAGCCAGAAAAAAAGCTGCTACGTTGGAGGCATTGCCAGCAAAGGCCCACACGGACTTCAATCGACCGAACCGGGATACCCGCCGTTTCTATTCGTGCATGCCCTCAATGTTGCAAGACCGGCAAATTCGGACTCTAAGCCGCTGAATCACACCAATGTATCCAAGGAACAGATTGTAGCCTGGAATCCTGATTATATTTTTGTAGACCTCTCTACATGCCAGCTTGGGGAAGGTTCCGGGGCCTTGTATGAACTGCAAACAGAAGAAGCATACAAGGGACTGAAAGCTGTTCAGGAAGACCATATATACGGCCTGCTCCCCTATAACTGGTACTCCCGCAACTTCGGTTCAATTCTGGCTGATGCTTATTTCATCGGAAAAATTCTTTATCCTGAAAAATTTAAAAGCATAGAGCCCACAGCCAAAGCAGATGAAATATACTCTTTCCTTGTCGGCTTTCCGGCTTATAAAACCATGAACAAAGAATTCCAGAATAGAGCCTTTTCCAAAATTTCGCTGGAGAATAAATAAGTCCTATGCACTTTAACGATGGCCAGATTCCTGCGGAATATACAAAGCACCTCCGCACCAAGACTATATTCATCCTTGGAATGCTGGTGCTGACAGCAGGGGTACTCATTATCTCCATAGGACTCGGCCCTGTTCAAATATCCCCGATTGATGCCTTTAAGACTGTTCTGGGGCAAAGCCTTCCAAAAAGTACCCACCACGTTTCTAAAAAGCCGCCCCCTGCCATGTTTTCTAAACATGGCAGGGGGTTACTTTTGGGTGAATTATGGTGATCCCAGATCATTCTCGGTGACTTCGGAAACCAATTAACACATTTTTTCACACATGAAATAAACAATATAATCTTTATTTTCATATAGTTATGATGTAAATTTTAGATCGTGTCAACTCCGACAACAGAAGGGAAGGAGCCTATTGTCCGCTAAAGCGTGGGGGGACGGCTGCCGGGTTTGCCCTTCACTTTCGGTTCTTGAATATGTATGGATTGTCGGGAATGAGGATAAACAGCATTTTTGTGTGGAGAATCGGGATGAAACGGATCGGGCTGCTTGTTTTTTTCTTGGTGTTGGCCATTTCGGGGTCAGCGCTTGCCGCCGGGCGGGTGGCGCTGGTCATCGGCAACGGACGGTATGCGGATTCGCCGCTCAGAAATCCCGTCAATGACGCCTCGGATATGGCGGCCAAGTTGCGAGGGCTCGGATTCGACGTCACTTTGCTGACCGATGCCGGGCAAAAGAAGATGGAGCGGTCCATCCGCGATTTTGGGTCCAAGCTGGCGCGGGCGGATATCCGCCTGTTCTACTATGCCGGGCACGGCATGCAGGTGCAGGGGGCGAACTACCTGATCCCGGTGGATGCCGACGTGGCCACGGAATATGACGTGAAGTATGAGGCGGTCAACGCCAACCGAGTGCTGGACGGCATGTCCGCCGCCGGAAAGGGGGTGAACATCCTCATCCTCGACGCCTGCCGCAACAACCCGTTTGCCCGTTCGTTCCGGTCGGCCTCGCGCGGCCTGACGCGCATGGACGCGCCCAGAGGTACGGTGGTGGTCTATG comes from the Maridesulfovibrio bastinii DSM 16055 genome and includes:
- a CDS encoding DUF3431 domain-containing protein, producing the protein MPHQFSTQPTISGIVSRYSEDISWIEEMDFPITIYNKNVIPLHNSIPLKNIGRESHTYLSHIVNSYPDFSDFTVFMQGSPFFHLEEGCGPKELRDLIHQNVTKNIPFKGLAWFRTKCDRLGRPHQMNDPQSKDKWLGWGKDIPVGETFKKLFQQEPPQQFIASAMTGNFIVRKDRILCRPLSFYLNALEIISNDPQDEFNTGHAFERLWQLIFNGNERLNPTP
- the dsrP gene encoding sulfate reduction electron transfer complex DsrMKJOP subunit DsrP, with product MLEKALKGSPRYWGWILFLIIVIGLCSLVYINQLIHGLTVTGMSRDISWGFYIAQFTYLVGVAASGVMIALPFYLHNYEKYRGLVIMGEFLAISAVVMSLCFVLVDIGQPQRAMNMILHPTPNSMLFWDMVVLCGYLALNVLIGWTCLESERQRVHPPKWIKPIIYLSVVWGFAIHTVTAFLYAGLPSRHYWLSAIVAARFLAAAFCAGPALLLLILYVVRKLTGYYQGDAATKTLTKTITYAMCVNVFFFMLELFTAFYSNIPGHMEPMVFLFSGLEGNTSLVGWMWAAAACCILSIILLVPPKLRDNKSLLPFTLVILVFGTWVDKGMSFVTAGFTPNAFNTVTPYWPTSSEIAVSVMIWSIGALVLTILYKIATDIKRDLSELTPEDE
- the dsrK gene encoding sulfate reduction electron transfer complex DsrMKJOP subunit DsrK; its protein translation is MADLPKAEELLKSINYTPPSTPWMDIKADTSPGNWCYPAKAEKLEYLGFPNPREWNPADQDWKLPENWQDIVHQGFKERLDKYRSLKIFMDVCVRCGACADKCHFFIGSGDPKNMPVLRAELMRSIYRKDFTMAGKILSTLTGSRVMTEDVLKEWFIYFYQCTECRRCSLFCPYGIDTAEVTMMARELLHLCGVNINWILEPVSNCNRTGNHLGIQPHAFKDIVEFMVDDIEEITGKRINVPLNEKGHEILFITPSGDVFADPGIYTFMGYLMLFDHIGLDYTLSTYASEGGNFGLFTSSEMMKKLNAKMYAEAKRLGVKWILGGECGHMWRVINQYMDTMNGPADFLQVPKSPITGTVFPAAAQTKMLHITEFTADLMKHNKLKLDPSRNDHLRVTFHDSCNPARAMGLMDEPRYVIKNVVKNFFEMPEQTIREQTFCCAGGSGLNTDEIMEIRMRGGLPRGNALKSVRDEHDVNMLSCICAIDRATLPPLANYWAPGVDVCGVHELVGNALILDGEKEREVDLRQEPLPGKEG
- the dsrO gene encoding sulfate reduction electron transfer complex DsrMKJOP subunit DsrO, which gives rise to MKQSRRNFLKFAGISAAGLCLTPAAGALASGKAHPIVNKAHLKAKRWAMVIDTRKLNTKEQIEKLADACHHWHNVPKIPTNQDIKWLWDASYSESFPEQENNHMAEELEERRFPLLCNHCEHPPCVRVCPTKATFQRADHIVAMDYHRCIGCRYCMAACPFGARSFNFMDPRLHLDMDNLNMKFPTRMRGVVEKCNFCVEKLAEGELPVCVTKSEGAIVFGDLTDPNSPVREVLRKDFTIRRKPELGTEPGVYYII
- a CDS encoding RsbRD N-terminal domain-containing protein; the protein is MSLLEEISERREEIAKKWCDLVFSTYPVETQKVWKSNKDRFTNPVGAAIRKVTAQLLDLVIDWDNGDAIAECLDELVKIRTVQDFAPSKSLSFALELKKLIREQFFEKLKKENSLDELLAFETRIDNLGLIAFDVYTKNRDLISQMRIDEVKRAYHMILRRANKIEDASAKGAGQV
- a CDS encoding iron ABC transporter substrate-binding protein, translated to MNYAKLIFSNTLIILIFLTLLCSSAIAGKTRIITDAAGRQVEIPSKVERVICSGPGCLRYLTYLQSQDMAVAVDDIEIRRNEFDARPYALANPQFKKLPLFGEFRGHDNPELILSLEPQPQLIFKTYANMGYNPDELQAKTGIPVVVLKYASLDSGKKKVFDSLKLMGSIIGKDKRAAEVCDFMDRCISELDNLTSNIPNSQKKSCYVGGIASKGPHGLQSTEPGYPPFLFVHALNVARPANSDSKPLNHTNVSKEQIVAWNPDYIFVDLSTCQLGEGSGALYELQTEEAYKGLKAVQEDHIYGLLPYNWYSRNFGSILADAYFIGKILYPEKFKSIEPTAKADEIYSFLVGFPAYKTMNKEFQNRAFSKISLENK
- the dsrJ gene encoding sulfate reduction electron transfer complex DsrMKJOP subunit DsrJ, with product MHYGGKIIAGLVIFLALVSLPFWFNLGSAAYKQPQVELPKNEKNCIESKEYMRAHHMQLLNEWRDWALRDGERTYINSKGKEFTISLQKTCLRCHTSKEKFCDKCHQDAGVTPYCWDCHVPPKEAK
- the dsrM gene encoding sulfate reduction electron transfer complex DsrMKJOP subunit DsrM: MNALYSLVLVFALVLIALFGVGTAHMAGLFGIALPLVAVAVFLVGFAYRIIKWAKSPVPFNITTTGGQQKSLDFIKHSKFDNPVTPGQTFIRMLLEVLCFRSLFRNAKTGIQEGQVTYASAKWLWLFSLLFHYSFLLIIIRHMRLFFEPVPACINFVAMLDGIFQIGAPRLYMSDILILVGLGFLLARRLWDAKVRYISLVTDYFPLLLIISVALSGIYMRFFAHVDIPAVKQLTMGLVTFHPVIPAGVSVPFYVHLFLVCTLLIYFPFSKLMHAGGVFLSPTRNMPNNPRRVHHENPWNDPSIKPHSYEDYENDFREPMIEAGLPVEKKS